One genomic window of Tenacibaculum tangerinum includes the following:
- a CDS encoding helix-turn-helix transcriptional regulator: MKKDNYIIVASDQTHTVSKIVKKLSDLSDCNTITVNSIKLLRELMLTITPKLIIVSFRNNNLEINYLLNSQIKITVPILCLTNVYENIFFSNKNIVLMIQSLENSLKNEHLLHNVRSILSLSGAYHKNKETIDKERKSGFLSENKNLARYVLELDQKKALLKSMLERIKELSLSVDHPTRRRLNSIVNNIRINTKTTHWDDFKAYFENVNPGFIRELTKKYPCLTVKDIKYCCYLKMNMSNEDIRYILGINRESVRTHKYRLKKKMVLEKEQDLKSFISSF; this comes from the coding sequence TTGAAAAAAGATAACTACATAATAGTTGCTTCTGACCAAACCCACACAGTATCGAAAATAGTAAAGAAACTGAGTGACTTAAGCGACTGTAATACAATCACTGTAAATTCAATTAAATTATTAAGAGAGTTAATGCTCACGATTACTCCAAAGCTTATTATTGTAAGTTTTAGAAATAATAATTTAGAAATTAATTACTTACTCAATTCGCAAATCAAAATAACCGTACCTATTCTTTGTTTAACCAATGTATATGAAAACATTTTTTTTTCAAATAAGAATATTGTGCTAATGATTCAAAGTTTAGAGAATAGTTTGAAAAATGAACATTTACTGCATAACGTAAGAAGTATATTATCTCTTAGTGGTGCTTATCATAAGAACAAAGAAACTATTGACAAAGAAAGAAAATCTGGTTTTCTTTCCGAAAATAAAAATTTAGCCCGTTATGTATTAGAGTTAGATCAGAAGAAAGCATTATTAAAAAGCATGCTGGAAAGAATAAAGGAGCTAAGCTTGTCAGTAGATCATCCAACCAGAAGAAGATTAAATTCAATTGTTAACAATATTAGAATCAACACAAAAACAACCCATTGGGATGATTTTAAAGCATACTTTGAAAATGTAAATCCAGGTTTTATTAGAGAACTAACCAAAAAATATCCATGTTTAACTGTAAAAGACATCAAGTATTGTTGTTATTTAAAAATGAATATGTCTAATGAAGACATAAGGTATATTTTAGGAATTAACAGAGAAAGTGTTCGAACACATAAATATCGGTTAAAGAAAAAAATGGTTTTAGAAAAAGAGCAAGATTTAAAAAGTTTTATCAGCTCTTTTTAA
- a CDS encoding Pvc16 family protein, translating into MKRRTKLTTIQMIAKSFYYTKKVLDQYLKNKFELTDSVVVADSLVSQNGTVSSDNKNKVVITLIHIEQETVQPFYNRNQKLDTGSYEHTSVKERYNLYILVTSSFDDYYETLKFLDASIQFFQINQLLDAHTNSEIPEGIHKLEFEFQKGGDYMQMHNLWSALGTKYQPSVIYKMKLLTIGGNEVKEFISAVDQLTNTATQ; encoded by the coding sequence TTGAAAAGACGAACCAAACTAACTACTATTCAAATGATAGCGAAGTCATTTTACTATACAAAAAAGGTACTCGATCAATACTTAAAAAATAAGTTTGAGTTAACAGATTCTGTAGTAGTTGCAGATAGTTTGGTAAGCCAAAATGGCACAGTATCATCAGATAATAAGAATAAGGTAGTTATTACACTAATTCACATAGAACAAGAAACGGTACAACCGTTTTACAATCGAAATCAAAAATTAGATACAGGTTCTTATGAACACACCTCTGTTAAAGAGCGTTACAATTTATATATACTGGTTACGTCTAGCTTTGATGATTATTATGAAACCTTAAAATTTTTAGACGCTTCCATCCAGTTTTTTCAAATAAATCAATTATTAGATGCTCATACCAATTCAGAAATTCCTGAGGGAATACACAAATTAGAGTTTGAATTTCAAAAAGGAGGTGATTATATGCAAATGCATAATTTATGGAGTGCTTTAGGAACAAAATACCAACCCTCTGTAATCTATAAGATGAAACTACTTACCATAGGAGGAAATGAAGTGAAAGAGTTTATATCAGCAGTTGATCAACTAACCAATACAGCAACTCAATAA
- a CDS encoding phage tail sheath family protein: MNLSTIKTPGVYINEINAFGNSVVPVATAVPAFIGYTPQAMYEGKSYANVPTKITSFTEFKTIFCYPDPPAPADPAKQYNPEYYLVAEKSQPEKGDYLLIDGTYYSIVPDPNTIYYLYNSIRLFYENGGGDAYIVSVGTYGTSSGKPMTPGDQIVNPNVQLNDLTSGLELLKNEDEPTMYICPEATLLSPDNNGTLMQQMLLQCTEMQTAISVFDVIGGRNPDPIMWTQDIENFRNATGTNGLDYGTAYYPFIGTTIMQTSDIDYTNLFGGDLKQLQPLLSPASNPNQAVETIISNIEKPPGNPLTTSQYNNSLIAASKTYSTIINHVLNDANTLPPSGGMAGVITVTDNAVGPWQAPANTSIVGASSLPIKLSDSQQAGLNVDAVSGKSINAIRFFNGLGILIWGARTLDGNSLDWRYVPVRRTMTFLEQSCKLACQAYVFEPNDKNTWEAVKAMIGSFLNGIWKQGGLQGASAADAYSVQCGLGTTMTSEDILNGFMNVTIKVAVVRPAEFIVLTFQQEMAKSS; the protein is encoded by the coding sequence ATGAATTTATCTACTATCAAAACACCAGGAGTGTATATTAATGAGATAAATGCTTTTGGAAACTCAGTTGTACCTGTTGCAACAGCAGTACCCGCATTTATCGGATATACACCACAGGCAATGTACGAAGGAAAATCGTATGCCAATGTTCCAACAAAAATAACCTCTTTTACAGAGTTTAAAACGATTTTTTGTTATCCAGACCCACCTGCACCAGCCGACCCAGCAAAGCAGTACAATCCAGAGTATTATTTAGTAGCAGAAAAAAGCCAACCAGAAAAAGGAGACTACCTACTGATTGATGGAACCTATTACTCTATAGTGCCCGATCCTAATACCATTTATTATCTATATAATAGTATTAGACTATTTTATGAAAATGGAGGAGGAGATGCTTATATTGTATCTGTTGGAACTTATGGAACTTCTTCGGGAAAACCGATGACTCCAGGAGACCAAATAGTGAATCCGAATGTACAACTAAACGATTTAACCAGTGGTTTAGAACTGTTAAAAAATGAAGATGAACCTACGATGTATATCTGTCCAGAAGCAACCTTGTTATCACCAGATAACAATGGAACCTTAATGCAGCAAATGCTATTGCAGTGTACAGAGATGCAAACAGCCATAAGTGTTTTTGATGTTATCGGAGGAAGAAATCCAGACCCGATTATGTGGACTCAGGATATTGAGAATTTCAGAAATGCTACAGGGACTAATGGACTAGATTACGGTACGGCGTATTATCCTTTTATTGGAACGACCATCATGCAAACATCTGACATAGATTACACCAATTTATTTGGAGGTGATTTAAAGCAATTGCAGCCATTATTAAGTCCTGCCAGCAATCCGAACCAAGCGGTAGAAACGATTATTTCAAATATTGAAAAACCACCAGGAAACCCACTAACAACCAGTCAGTATAACAATTCTTTAATTGCGGCAAGTAAGACCTATAGTACCATTATTAATCATGTACTTAACGATGCTAATACTTTACCGCCAAGCGGAGGAATGGCAGGAGTAATTACAGTAACGGATAATGCAGTAGGACCTTGGCAGGCACCTGCAAATACTTCTATCGTAGGGGCTTCGAGTTTACCTATTAAGTTATCAGATTCACAACAAGCAGGATTGAATGTAGATGCCGTTTCAGGAAAATCAATTAATGCGATTCGTTTTTTTAACGGACTAGGCATACTAATTTGGGGTGCCAGAACCTTAGATGGAAATAGTTTAGACTGGCGTTATGTTCCTGTACGAAGAACAATGACCTTTTTAGAACAATCCTGTAAACTAGCTTGTCAGGCTTATGTATTTGAACCTAATGATAAAAATACTTGGGAAGCCGTAAAGGCGATGATTGGCAGCTTCTTGAATGGAATTTGGAAGCAAGGTGGATTGCAAGGAGCCAGTGCAGCAGATGCCTATTCTGTTCAATGTGGTTTAGGAACTACTATGACTTCAGAAGATATTTTAAATGGGTTTATGAATGTAACTATAAAGGTTGCCGTGGTAAGACCTGCTGAATTTATTGTGCTGACGTTCCAACAAGAAATGGCAAAATCTAGCTAA
- a CDS encoding phage tail protein: MATDDGSVEGATWPMPKFRFEVDLGTELKGVAFQEVSGMDVENQIIEYRKSNSKLFSTEKMPGIVKYGNVTMKRGVFVNDNTFWNWHAEITMNTIKRRTVLIKLLDEKGSVTMQWQLNNAWPTKITSTDLKSDGNEVAVDTLEIAHEQLIITNGK; this comes from the coding sequence ATGGCAACAGATGACGGAAGCGTAGAAGGCGCAACATGGCCCATGCCAAAGTTCAGATTTGAAGTTGACTTGGGTACCGAATTAAAGGGAGTAGCATTTCAGGAAGTTTCTGGAATGGACGTAGAAAATCAAATTATAGAATACCGTAAAAGCAATAGCAAGCTTTTTTCAACAGAAAAAATGCCAGGTATTGTAAAATATGGTAATGTAACCATGAAACGAGGGGTATTTGTAAACGACAATACCTTTTGGAATTGGCATGCAGAAATTACCATGAATACTATTAAAAGGCGCACAGTGCTTATTAAACTTTTAGATGAAAAGGGGAGTGTAACGATGCAATGGCAGCTTAACAACGCATGGCCTACCAAAATTACGAGCACCGACTTAAAGTCTGACGGGAATGAAGTGGCAGTAGACACGTTGGAAATCGCTCACGAACAACTAATCATTACTAATGGAAAGTAG
- a CDS encoding phage tail protein codes for MESSDYPVGFYFELSFKGQDAAFKEVSGISKEMTMEEVTCGGENRFKYRLPTVSSTKNIVLKRALIPEGSPLIDWCSSSLDEGLANPIEAHDVSVNLLDADGQVSVMWTFFNAYPVKYSISDLKSQESEIVMESIELAYTYFEITPDTSIADLFA; via the coding sequence ATGGAAAGTAGTGATTATCCAGTAGGATTTTATTTCGAACTTTCATTTAAAGGACAAGATGCGGCATTTAAAGAAGTATCAGGAATTTCTAAAGAAATGACTATGGAAGAAGTTACGTGTGGTGGAGAAAATCGTTTTAAATATCGACTCCCCACAGTTTCTTCGACCAAAAACATCGTTTTAAAACGCGCCTTAATCCCTGAAGGATCACCATTGATTGATTGGTGTTCGAGCTCTTTAGATGAAGGATTAGCAAATCCTATTGAAGCACATGATGTATCTGTAAATTTATTAGATGCAGATGGTCAAGTATCGGTAATGTGGACTTTTTTTAATGCCTATCCTGTGAAATATTCCATATCCGATTTAAAATCACAAGAAAGCGAAATTGTGATGGAATCTATTGAATTGGCTTATACCTATTTTGAAATTACGCCAGATACTTCTATAGCTGATTTATTTGCCTAA
- a CDS encoding DUF5908 family protein, with protein MPVEIRELVIKTEIKSVEQHTTSTIAEHRLNELKTELIESCKRMITESTKRKAYNR; from the coding sequence ATGCCTGTAGAGATACGAGAATTAGTAATAAAAACAGAAATAAAATCTGTAGAACAACATACAACGTCAACTATTGCTGAGCATCGATTAAATGAGTTAAAAACAGAATTGATTGAAAGTTGTAAACGTATGATTACAGAGAGTACCAAAAGGAAAGCATATAATCGATAA
- a CDS encoding CIS tube protein: MASLELMKITGYQDEDFNEEVSNGTYTVMLNPESVKWNRAIEYTKQQSLDAMAPSQKYKSAPAEQLSFDIVIDCTGIVDGKRTSMSKEITALESIVYTYNGKIHRPNFVKVQWGDISFNCVLTSLNTSYTLFKPDGSPLRAKISLSFDSYYSYKKRKKLESKSSPDMTHLVEVVEGDSLPQLCNRIWNSPDYYIQVAAYNKLNKFRQLTGGQQLIFPPIEKPVS; encoded by the coding sequence ATGGCTAGTTTAGAGTTAATGAAAATAACGGGATATCAAGATGAAGACTTTAATGAAGAGGTAAGCAATGGAACTTATACGGTAATGTTGAACCCAGAAAGTGTAAAGTGGAATAGAGCCATTGAATATACCAAACAACAATCTTTAGACGCTATGGCTCCTAGTCAAAAATATAAGAGTGCGCCAGCAGAACAATTAAGTTTTGATATTGTAATTGATTGTACAGGTATTGTGGATGGGAAACGTACTAGCATGTCAAAAGAAATAACGGCACTTGAAAGTATTGTGTACACCTATAATGGAAAAATTCACCGACCTAATTTTGTAAAAGTACAATGGGGAGACATCTCTTTTAATTGTGTGTTAACCTCGTTGAACACTTCCTATACCTTGTTCAAACCAGACGGAAGTCCGTTGAGAGCCAAAATATCCTTGAGTTTTGACAGTTACTATTCGTACAAAAAAAGAAAAAAATTAGAAAGTAAAAGTTCACCTGATATGACCCACCTTGTAGAGGTTGTGGAGGGAGATTCGCTGCCTCAGTTGTGTAATAGGATATGGAATTCACCCGATTACTATATACAAGTGGCGGCGTACAATAAACTGAATAAGTTTAGACAGCTTACAGGAGGGCAGCAGTTAATTTTTCCACCCATAGAAAAACCAGTTTCATGA
- the vgrG gene encoding type VI secretion system tip protein VgrG, with translation MSSSATNITSGGLATTTVKVSGNDVTHTVEIKNIEVVKNINKISFAKIVILDGNAAEESFTVSSSSTFVPGNEVVIEAGYDSKNEVVFKGIITSQHIDIHPSEGAVLEVICRDKAIKMVVGRKNKTYAKKKDSDIISSIIGSYSGLSSEVTATTTEWQEQVQYYVTDWDFILARAEANGLMVTTLENKVSVFEPAANTTSVITIEYGNNLMAFNANLNAVTQLGDVKASSWDFQNQQITTGQQTNSYTGPGNLSSKKLSEVVGLSDFDLQSTAPIQSSDLTNWSKAQLVKSNYAKIRGEVTFQGSNLVNPGNYITLSGLGDRFDGDHLISGVIQTIEGGNWITEVAIGMSPIWFTEEPDVMAPAASGLLPGAKGLFNGTVKKMYEDTDTQFRVLVDVPMFDANGEGIWARLTNFYATSGAGAFFMPEVGDEVVLGFLNEDPRYPIILGSVYSNSKNKPYTGLEPDEKNSKKAIVSKEGIFIQFDDENKIFTIETPNKNTAIFSDKDKQITLKDQNGNSIVMSESGITIKSGKSINIEADQEVTIKGTQGVTVQATQDVQIKGMNIKSSADVQYSAKGGASAQFEGGGETTIKGAMVMIN, from the coding sequence ATGAGTAGTTCAGCAACCAACATAACTAGTGGAGGATTAGCCACAACTACCGTAAAAGTTAGCGGAAATGATGTTACACATACTGTAGAGATTAAAAATATTGAGGTGGTTAAAAACATCAATAAAATCTCGTTTGCCAAAATAGTTATCTTAGACGGTAATGCGGCTGAAGAAAGTTTTACAGTAAGCTCTTCTTCAACTTTTGTACCAGGGAATGAAGTGGTGATAGAAGCAGGGTATGACTCTAAAAATGAGGTAGTTTTTAAAGGAATTATCACCAGTCAGCATATAGATATACATCCCTCAGAAGGGGCTGTATTAGAGGTAATATGTAGAGACAAGGCTATCAAAATGGTGGTGGGAAGAAAAAATAAAACCTACGCCAAAAAGAAAGATAGTGATATTATTTCGAGTATTATAGGAAGCTATTCAGGACTTTCATCTGAGGTAACAGCCACTACTACAGAATGGCAAGAACAAGTACAATACTATGTAACCGATTGGGATTTTATCCTAGCCAGAGCAGAAGCTAACGGACTCATGGTAACAACCTTAGAAAATAAAGTTTCCGTTTTTGAGCCAGCAGCCAATACTACTTCAGTAATAACTATTGAGTACGGTAATAATTTAATGGCATTCAATGCAAATTTGAATGCAGTAACACAACTGGGAGACGTAAAGGCTAGTTCGTGGGATTTTCAAAATCAACAAATTACTACGGGTCAGCAAACGAACAGCTATACAGGTCCTGGAAATTTATCTTCAAAAAAACTGTCGGAAGTGGTGGGACTCTCAGATTTTGATTTGCAAAGTACAGCACCCATTCAGAGTTCAGATTTAACAAATTGGTCAAAGGCTCAGTTGGTTAAAAGTAACTATGCAAAGATTAGAGGAGAAGTTACCTTTCAAGGGAGTAATTTGGTAAATCCTGGAAACTATATTACCCTCAGTGGGTTAGGAGACCGCTTTGATGGAGATCATTTAATTTCTGGAGTAATTCAAACTATTGAAGGAGGAAATTGGATTACCGAAGTAGCCATAGGAATGTCTCCTATATGGTTTACCGAAGAACCAGACGTTATGGCACCAGCCGCATCTGGATTATTACCGGGAGCAAAAGGACTTTTCAATGGAACCGTAAAGAAAATGTATGAAGATACCGATACTCAATTTCGTGTATTGGTAGATGTTCCTATGTTTGATGCAAACGGAGAAGGTATTTGGGCTAGACTTACCAATTTTTATGCAACCTCAGGAGCAGGAGCCTTTTTTATGCCAGAGGTAGGAGATGAAGTTGTTCTTGGGTTTTTAAATGAAGATCCGCGCTATCCCATTATTCTTGGTAGTGTATATAGCAATAGCAAAAATAAACCGTACACGGGATTAGAGCCCGATGAGAAAAACTCTAAAAAAGCAATCGTGTCTAAAGAAGGTATTTTTATTCAGTTTGACGATGAAAATAAAATCTTCACGATTGAAACACCCAATAAAAACACAGCGATTTTTAGCGATAAAGACAAACAAATAACCCTTAAAGATCAAAATGGAAATAGTATTGTAATGTCTGAAAGTGGTATTACTATTAAAAGTGGTAAAAGCATCAATATTGAGGCAGACCAAGAAGTAACTATTAAAGGAACTCAGGGAGTAACTGTGCAGGCAACGCAAGATGTTCAAATAAAAGGAATGAATATCAAATCCTCTGCCGATGTGCAATATTCCGCAAAAGGCGGAGCGAGTGCTCAGTTTGAAGGTGGAGGAGAAACAACGATTAAGGGAGCCATGGTAATGATTAATTAA
- a CDS encoding PAAR domain-containing protein — protein sequence MPPAARLTDFHECPMQTPAVPSPIPHVGGPVTGPGEPTVLIGKLPAARVGDMLVCVGPPDSIVEGSTTVLIGGMPAARVGDSTAHGGTIVLGCFTVFIGG from the coding sequence ATGCCACCAGCAGCAAGACTTACAGATTTTCACGAATGCCCAATGCAAACTCCAGCAGTACCGTCACCCATACCACATGTGGGAGGACCCGTTACTGGTCCTGGAGAGCCCACAGTGTTAATAGGGAAATTACCTGCAGCAAGAGTAGGTGATATGTTGGTATGTGTAGGACCGCCCGACTCTATCGTAGAAGGTTCAACAACGGTACTTATAGGAGGGATGCCAGCCGCAAGAGTAGGAGACTCTACTGCACACGGAGGTACCATAGTATTAGGATGTTTTACAGTGTTCATAGGAGGATGA
- a CDS encoding GPW/gp25 family protein produces the protein MTKEFLGSGWAFPVTFSEGNYELRITKYEANIEDSIDIIMQTNFGEHPMKPDFGSGLQRFFFKKMNKALKADIEETVRSSLLQNEPRITVKNVEVVYKDLQTGLVEITVDYVYNQTNTRHNYVYPFHLKEGTNLLT, from the coding sequence ATGACCAAAGAATTTTTAGGATCAGGATGGGCTTTTCCTGTAACATTTTCCGAAGGAAATTATGAATTACGTATCACCAAATACGAGGCAAACATAGAAGATAGTATTGATATTATTATGCAAACCAATTTTGGAGAGCACCCTATGAAACCCGATTTTGGTTCAGGCTTACAACGTTTCTTTTTTAAAAAAATGAACAAAGCACTCAAAGCAGATATTGAAGAAACAGTAAGAAGTAGTTTGCTGCAAAATGAACCGAGAATAACTGTGAAAAACGTTGAGGTAGTCTATAAAGACCTGCAAACAGGATTGGTAGAAATTACTGTAGACTATGTGTATAACCAAACCAATACAAGGCATAATTACGTATATCCGTTTCACCTAAAAGAAGGAACCAATTTATTGACATAA